One Planctomycetota bacterium genomic region harbors:
- a CDS encoding glycosyltransferase family 4 protein, which yields MKPAKPTRVLHIITRLILGGAQEDTLLLVNGLQKKPQYQIYLATGPAIGPEGELVTRAKGYKINLLFIPELRRNICPIRDFIAFIKIYRLISNMRPDIVHTHSSKAGILGRLAAKMAGVKTIVHSIYGLPFHPFQNKLVNLFYILAERFCAPFTTKLISIADAMTRQSLAAGVGRREQFETIRSGIELENFLGEPDRTDELRTKYGIAETDKVIGTVARLFPLKGHEFLLEIAPRLIAKFPDVKFMLVGDGILRTQIEDEIARKGMEKHFVFTGHVKPELIPHLIRLMNVLVHPSLREGLARALPQALIMKKPAVSFELDGAGEVIINGKTGFLVTPKDANALYSAVETLLSDDANARKMGNRGYELVKDWFDGKTMVEKVHKLYQKLLE from the coding sequence ATGAAACCGGCCAAGCCGACGAGAGTATTACATATAATCACCCGTTTGATTCTCGGCGGGGCACAGGAAGATACATTATTACTCGTTAACGGCCTCCAGAAAAAGCCGCAATACCAGATTTATCTTGCAACCGGGCCGGCAATCGGTCCAGAAGGGGAACTCGTCACCCGCGCCAAAGGATATAAAATCAACCTGCTTTTCATACCGGAACTACGGCGCAACATCTGCCCGATAAGGGACTTTATCGCTTTTATAAAAATTTACCGCTTGATAAGCAACATGAGGCCGGATATCGTCCATACGCACAGCTCAAAGGCAGGCATATTGGGACGATTAGCCGCCAAGATGGCCGGGGTAAAAACAATCGTCCACAGCATATACGGATTGCCGTTCCATCCGTTCCAGAATAAGCTGGTGAACCTGTTTTATATACTGGCGGAAAGGTTTTGCGCGCCTTTTACCACGAAACTCATAAGCATAGCGGACGCCATGACCAGGCAATCGCTGGCCGCTGGGGTGGGCCGCAGGGAACAGTTTGAAACCATCCGGAGCGGGATAGAGCTGGAAAACTTCCTCGGCGAGCCGGATAGGACGGATGAACTGCGCACCAAATATGGAATTGCCGAAACGGATAAAGTCATCGGCACGGTGGCGCGTTTATTCCCTTTAAAGGGGCATGAGTTTTTGCTGGAGATTGCCCCGCGCCTGATAGCGAAGTTCCCGGACGTAAAGTTTATGCTTGTCGGAGACGGAATCCTGAGGACACAGATAGAGGATGAAATTGCACGCAAAGGCATGGAAAAGCACTTTGTCTTTACCGGGCATGTCAAACCGGAATTAATTCCGCATCTCATACGCCTGATGAATGTCCTGGTTCACCCGTCATTGAGGGAAGGGCTGGCACGCGCCTTACCACAGGCATTAATCATGAAAAAGCCGGCCGTATCATTCGAGTTGGATGGGGCAGGGGAGGTCATTATTAACGGAAAAACCGGGTTCCTGGTGACCCCAAAAGACGCCAACGCCCTTTATAGCGCGGTGGAAACGTTATTGTCTGACGATGCCAATGCGCGGAAAATGGGAAACCGGGGATATGAACTGGTCAAAGACTGGTTTGACGGTAAAACCATGGTCGAGAAAGTCCACAAATTATATCAGAAATTACTTGAATAA
- the truA gene encoding tRNA pseudouridine(38-40) synthase TruA translates to MDATVKRNIKLTIEYDGSGYFGWQSQNGHHATIQETVLKAIQKATGEKPILYGASRTDTGVHAFGQVANFSSQTKLPPERLRAAINAYLPRDIIIRRAEQAPDKFNAQFQAKSKTYCYTVINGATSSALQRNFAYYSKDSGLDIKAMMKAARYLKGKHDFGAFGSPSERNRRYHNIRTIYSISVKEATTMFNGLSIRDIYGRENRIIQIMVKGNGFLYNMVRTIAGTLLLAGKGKISPEDIKKILKSRDRNKAGPTMPAHGLCLLKIEY, encoded by the coding sequence ATGGATGCTACAGTGAAAAGAAACATAAAACTGACTATCGAATACGACGGATCGGGCTACTTCGGGTGGCAAAGCCAAAACGGCCACCACGCCACTATCCAGGAAACCGTGCTAAAGGCTATCCAAAAAGCGACCGGGGAAAAACCGATACTCTACGGCGCCAGCCGGACGGATACCGGAGTCCATGCCTTCGGCCAGGTGGCTAATTTCAGCTCTCAAACCAAATTACCGCCGGAGCGCCTGCGCGCCGCCATTAACGCCTATCTGCCGCGCGATATTATCATCCGCCGGGCTGAACAAGCCCCGGATAAATTCAACGCCCAATTCCAGGCGAAATCAAAGACATATTGCTATACTGTAATCAACGGGGCGACATCATCGGCTTTACAGCGTAACTTCGCCTATTACTCCAAAGATAGCGGGCTGGATATAAAAGCGATGATGAAAGCCGCGCGGTATTTAAAAGGGAAACATGATTTCGGTGCCTTCGGCTCGCCTTCTGAACGTAACCGCAGATACCACAACATCAGAACCATTTATTCCATAAGCGTTAAAGAGGCGACTACGATGTTCAACGGGCTCAGCATCCGCGATATTTACGGACGGGAAAACCGCATCATCCAAATAATGGTAAAAGGAAACGGATTCCTTTACAATATGGTCAGGACGATTGCCGGTACACTGCTTCTGGCAGGCAAAGGGAAAATAAGCCCGGAGGACATCAAGAAGATATTGAAATCGCGCGACCGCAACAAAGCCGGGCCGACCATGCCGGCGCACGGATTGTGCCTTTTGAAGATAGAGTATTAA
- a CDS encoding CvpA family protein has product MGWAIDIILIVILLGGITLGFFSGFIWQFSRFVFLILAVYITLIIHEPLADWLSDKVNSQFVAQLIIYLFVFLIMYLIMFFISWFVEKAVEKVKLKLADQIFGGIFGLLKSALICGFVLLGLIYYPAFGIATLKNSFLTVPVLKYTRNVIFFMPKTYRDKIQYFVRITKNNIDKPEQKETAK; this is encoded by the coding sequence ATGGGCTGGGCAATTGATATTATACTTATTGTGATTCTGCTTGGCGGAATCACTTTAGGGTTTTTCAGCGGGTTTATCTGGCAATTTTCGCGCTTTGTGTTTTTAATCCTTGCGGTTTATATCACCTTGATTATCCACGAACCTTTGGCGGATTGGCTTTCCGATAAGGTTAACAGCCAGTTTGTCGCCCAGCTGATTATATACCTCTTTGTGTTTTTGATAATGTATCTCATCATGTTTTTTATCAGCTGGTTCGTGGAAAAGGCTGTCGAGAAAGTGAAGCTGAAGCTTGCCGACCAGATATTCGGAGGGATTTTCGGGCTTCTAAAAAGCGCTCTTATCTGCGGTTTTGTTTTGCTGGGACTTATATATTACCCTGCTTTCGGGATTGCAACGCTGAAGAACTCGTTCCTAACCGTGCCTGTCTTAAAATACACCAGGAATGTAATCTTTTTCATGCCGAAAACCTACCGGGATAAAATTCAATATTTCGTCAGGATCACCAAAAACAATATTGACAAACCGGAACAAAAGGAAACCGCTAAATGA
- a CDS encoding RHS repeat-associated core domain-containing protein codes for MIGNRFLFTGRELDAETGLYFYRARTYSTTLGRFLQTDPERDDELFNLYTYCGNNSIDFIDSFGLKRTRARGGSRGEKLTETNTPGTQQGPIIGFSRELKYSDLENLDMLAESAKKSVEGATVQEYPIFALLDIKQLECNC; via the coding sequence GTGATAGGGAATAGGTTCTTGTTTACCGGCAGGGAACTTGACGCAGAAACTGGTTTGTATTTCTATAGAGCCAGAACCTACAGCACGACTTTAGGTAGATTCCTCCAAACCGACCCTGAGCGTGATGACGAGTTGTTTAATCTATATACGTATTGTGGCAACAATTCGATTGATTTTATAGATTCGTTTGGGTTGAAAAGAACAAGAGCACGAGGAGGATCACGAGGAGAAAAACTAACAGAAACTAATACTCCCGGAACGCAACAAGGTCCTATTATTGGCTTTAGCAGAGAGCTTAAATATTCAGATTTAGAAAACTTAGATATGCTTGCCGAATCTGCTAAAAAATCAGTTGAAGGAGCAACAGTTCAAGAATACCCTATTTTTGCTCTATTAGATATTAAGCAACTGGAGTGTAATTGTTAA
- a CDS encoding DUF2380 domain-containing protein, with protein MLILLLNISGQLLAWIFRETNCGPSGKALTFVPDELNRIQQIKNASNDVIAQYTYNGPGRVKQRDYLNGTQLVVDWDDNRRISSYKHQVTSTQQLIAGFEYAYDKEDNKKYEKRTHEAKGDVYGMDSIYRLTGVKYGVPSSELDPQKTYADYTTFDSKEDFTLDDVGNRKTVDKGSNNIDYYNYVNGQYTPDVLNRYTNINGNPYTYDSNGNLTNDGTYKYYYDYANRLAEVRLVSDNSLVAKYWYDATGRRVSKTNSAQETIKHYFDGLHVVQKINTNDVVLAYSIYGNEIVQMEVPAPSTQFPVAGLFYFHENETGSIYAVTNSAGNIVERYKYSAYGKPSFFDANGNSIAQSAIGNTILFNGYNYNQEIGTYEVGNTDFSHELGRALQDINAKKAAAAEAAAGDSGLSEGITLYVDPSIFQGSDVIIPEGPIIIDPDNIIGGQKEYKPPKSGFDLLFNTLFPVLPSQMEQARKEQRERQARQDFLDAIDAMILALENPELIKALEEEKQAEEALSSAIAELVADVATNKSDIETATKYYKGGAWYAKAIAVVAIAAFGVDAALSYVPGLGQEKTAAKIAAKGGRAVAKIARLAKKLKKAQEILEVHHLLPKAKKLKKFFASKGLDVEEFTVLLSRAKHRLKSGKGIHTLLGGNWNKVWEEWILRNPDATSGQILNQLKAMRKKFGI; from the coding sequence ATGCTAATACTACTTTTAAATATTTCTGGACAATTACTCGCTTGGATATTTCGTGAAACTAATTGTGGCCCATCTGGCAAGGCATTAACATTTGTCCCGGATGAACTTAACAGAATCCAGCAAATCAAGAACGCCTCGAATGACGTTATAGCACAGTATACCTATAATGGTCCGGGGCGTGTCAAGCAAAGGGATTATCTAAACGGAACGCAATTAGTGGTTGATTGGGATGATAACCGCAGGATTTCTTCTTACAAGCATCAAGTCACCAGCACCCAACAGCTTATCGCTGGTTTCGAATATGCGTATGATAAAGAGGATAACAAGAAATACGAGAAGCGGACACATGAGGCCAAAGGTGATGTTTACGGGATGGATTCTATTTATCGCCTGACAGGTGTGAAATACGGGGTGCCCTCATCAGAATTAGACCCGCAGAAAACCTATGCCGACTATACGACTTTTGACAGCAAGGAAGATTTCACGCTGGATGATGTAGGCAACCGTAAAACGGTTGATAAGGGTAGTAACAATATTGATTATTATAATTATGTAAACGGTCAATACACGCCGGACGTCTTGAACCGTTATACGAATATCAACGGCAATCCGTATACGTATGATTCAAACGGAAATCTCACCAATGATGGCACGTATAAGTATTATTACGATTACGCCAACAGGCTTGCGGAAGTTAGGCTGGTGAGCGATAACTCTCTGGTAGCCAAGTATTGGTATGACGCTACGGGGAGGCGGGTATCAAAGACAAATAGCGCTCAAGAGACAATAAAGCATTATTTTGACGGTTTACACGTAGTTCAGAAAATAAATACTAATGATGTCGTTTTAGCATATTCTATTTACGGTAATGAAATAGTGCAGATGGAAGTTCCCGCTCCAAGCACGCAATTCCCTGTTGCGGGACTATTTTATTTCCATGAAAACGAAACCGGTTCAATATATGCTGTTACTAATTCCGCTGGGAATATTGTTGAAAGGTATAAATATAGCGCTTATGGAAAGCCAAGCTTTTTTGATGCAAATGGTAATTCAATCGCGCAATCTGCAATTGGCAACACTATATTGTTTAATGGATATAATTATAATCAAGAGATAGGCACTTATGAAGTAGGAAACACTGATTTTAGCCATGAATTGGGACGAGCATTGCAGGATATAAATGCAAAGAAGGCTGCAGCAGCAGAAGCGGCAGCAGGAGATTCAGGTTTATCGGAGGGAATAACACTATATGTAGATCCCTCAATATTCCAAGGCTCCGACGTGATAATTCCGGAAGGGCCGATTATTATTGATCCTGATAATATAATAGGAGGTCAAAAAGAATATAAGCCGCCAAAATCAGGGTTCGACTTGCTATTTAATACATTATTTCCTGTTCTCCCCTCCCAAATGGAGCAAGCACGAAAAGAACAGAGGGAACGACAAGCGCGGCAAGATTTTTTAGATGCGATAGATGCGATGATTCTTGCATTGGAAAATCCTGAATTAATAAAAGCGTTAGAGGAGGAAAAACAAGCAGAAGAAGCTCTATCTTCAGCGATAGCTGAACTTGTCGCGGATGTCGCCACAAATAAATCAGATATCGAAACCGCAACTAAATATTATAAAGGCGGAGCATGGTATGCAAAAGCAATCGCGGTGGTTGCGATTGCCGCGTTTGGAGTAGATGCAGCGCTTAGTTATGTTCCTGGATTAGGACAAGAAAAAACCGCCGCAAAAATTGCGGCTAAGGGAGGTAGGGCTGTTGCGAAAATCGCAAGACTTGCAAAAAAACTTAAGAAAGCACAGGAAATACTTGAGGTTCATCATCTGCTTCCAAAAGCAAAAAAACTTAAGAAATTCTTTGCAAGTAAAGGATTAGATGTAGAAGAATTCACGGTTTTATTAAGTCGAGCAAAACATAGATTGAAATCCGGCAAAGGCATTCATACTTTATTAGGTGGGAACTGGAACAAGGTCTGGGAAGAATGGATATTGAGGAATCCTGATGCCACGTCCGGACAAATATTAAACCAATTGAAAGCGATGAGGAAAAAATTTGGTATTTAA